ATTTTTTAAATACAGTCTATTATAACATAAATGAGCGACTTTTTTCAAGTAATGACTGCGCTTTTCAATGATGGGAGAGGTACGGTTTCTTCTTGGTTTTCTTTAGGTTTCGAATATAATTTTATAAAAGATGTTTAATGATGGCTGATTACAGTAAAAAAACGAATCGCCCACACATCCCTCATTGGGCGATTCGTTTTGTATTATTTAACCACAAGAACCTTGTAATATTCATTCTTATTTGGCTGTGTAATCTTAATTTTTTGACCATAGAAACCATCGATTTCTTTGTCAAAATAATCTGAAAATCCTGATGGCAAGCGTTTCATCTTAAGAACTTCTCCAGATTGGTCTGCATATACAAGGAAGTGATGGTGGGTTGTAGCCATACCATCATCGATCAATACAAAGTAACCTGTTTTGAGCTTACCTTGTCCATTGTCTAAATAGTATAGTTTATTGTTATTGATTGTGAAGTTAGCAAATCGAAGTCGTACACCTGGGTCTTCTAGATAAAGATCATTGCCAACTTTTTTGATTTCTGATCTAGTTGTCATCTCTGGAAGTGGTAATACTCTACGACCATCTGCTCCAAAGTAATATCGACCTGGTAGATTTTGGAAATTACGAATAACAGCTTTAGGATCAATTTCTTGTCCTTCTTCTTTATTATCCACTAAAGCTAAGGTAGTATTTGCAACCTCATCCCCATATTTGTCGGAAAACTTCTTGAACTCAGGTTTGATATACCAAGTATTTTTAGCCACGATAACATCAGTATAGTTATGTCCATCAAATTTTGATGTAATCAGATACTCATATCCATCACCTAAACGGACAATATCATCATCTTTATAAGGGCTATTTTTTAAAGTCAACATATAGCCATCCTTGCTGAGAATATAGCCTGTCCCATCACTAGAATTTACAACTCTATCAGAGGCCATTGCACCTGATTGTTCAAAATAATACCAATTACCATCTATGAACACCCAACCTGTCATCATAGAACCACTAAAATGAAGATAGTACCAAGTAGACCCTTCTTTGTACCAACCTGTACGCATAGCGCCACTATCTGCTAGAGAGTACCAGGTGCTACCTTCCTTGTACCAGCCAGTTCGCATAGCCCCACTGTCTGCTAGTGAGTACCAGGTATTGCCTTCCTTGTACCATCCAGTGCGCATAGCGCCACTATCTGCTAGCGAATACCAGGTATTGCCTTCTTTGAGCCAGCCTGTCTGCAAGTTACCAGTGCTGTCGAAGTGATACCATGAGCCAGCATTTTGCACCCATTTATTTTTAGCGAAACTGCCATCTTGAGAAAGATTCCAGTCAGCGCCATTTTTAACCCAAGTATCTGCAGCCTGTGCTTGGTTGATAGATAAAAGTAGACCAGCACCTACAAGCAAACCAAGTGTGAGTAGTTTAGATTTTTTCATAGCCATTTCCTCCTATTCTATAGTGAAATGAACATGACTTCCTAGTAAACAAAGCTGTTCGCTTTTTCGTTTTACTCTGTCAGACGTCTTATTTCACAACAGAAACATTTCCTGTCTTACTATC
This window of the Streptococcus sp. 116-D4 genome carries:
- a CDS encoding N-acetylmuramoyl-L-alanine amidase family protein, which translates into the protein MKKSKLLTLGLLVGAGLLLSINQAQAADTWVKNGADWNLSQDGSFAKNKWVQNAGSWYHFDSTGNLQTGWLKEGNTWYSLADSGAMRTGWYKEGNTWYSLADSGAMRTGWYKEGSTWYSLADSGAMRTGWYKEGSTWYYLHFSGSMMTGWVFIDGNWYYFEQSGAMASDRVVNSSDGTGYILSKDGYMLTLKNSPYKDDDIVRLGDGYEYLITSKFDGHNYTDVIVAKNTWYIKPEFKKFSDKYGDEVANTTLALVDNKEEGQEIDPKAVIRNFQNLPGRYYFGADGRRVLPLPEMTTRSEIKKVGNDLYLEDPGVRLRFANFTINNNKLYYLDNGQGKLKTGYFVLIDDGMATTHHHFLVYADQSGEVLKMKRLPSGFSDYFDKEIDGFYGQKIKITQPNKNEYYKVLVVK